In Amycolatopsis jiangsuensis, the following proteins share a genomic window:
- the cobN gene encoding cobaltochelatase subunit CobN, whose amino-acid sequence MILLLSTSDTDLLSARASGAGYRLGNPARIAVADLPQLLADAPIVVVRILGTPRTWQEGLDSLRASGSHVIVLGGEQAPDAELMNLSTTPAGIAAQAHAYLAQGGPENLTQLHRFLSDTLLLTGEGFEPPAELPSWGVLDRPAPASDGPVVGILYYRAHHLSGNTAFVHALADAVEAAGGRALPIHTASLRTRAPEMMAELGKVDALLVTVLAAGGTRPSEAGAGGDDESWDVAEMAALDVPVLQALCLTSDHETWQDNDEGLSPLDAGNQMAVPEFDGRIITVPFSFKEFDDDGLPRYVADDERASRVARIALAHARLRHTPPASRRIALMLSAYPTKHSRVGNAVGLDTPASAVKLLRLMRDRGYDLGADVFPGVEPTGTDQPDGDALIHALIAAGGQDPEWLTEDQLAGNPIRVPAARYQSWFAQLPAALREAMEQQWGPAPGSLYVDTSANPEGDIVLASLQSGNIVLMIQPPRGFGENPVAIYHNPDLPPSHHYLAAYRWLEEEFGAHAVVHLGKHGSLEWLPGKTAGLSASCAPDAVLGNLPLVYPFLINDPGEGAQAKRRAHATIVDHLVPPMARAESYGDLARLEQLLDEHANIAAMDPAKLPAIRAQIWTLIQAAKLDHDLGVEQRPHDAEFDDFLLHIDGWLCEVKDAQIRDGLHILGEAPTGEARVNLVLAMLRAQQMWGGKQGAVPGLRSALGLKENSDTPLSEVDAIETTAHSLVSAMEARSWSPSAVSTVVSETLGGPDPEVSRVLAFAADEVVPRLAGTSGEVDAVLHALDGGYVPAGPSGSPLRGLVNVLPTGRNFYTVDPKAIPSRLAWETGQALADSLLRRYREDNGDWPRSVGLSVWGTSAMRTSGDDAAEVLALLGVQPVWDEASRRVTGIAAIPLSELGRPRIDVTVRISGFFRDAFPHVITLLDDAVRLVAALDEPEASNFVRAHVAADVAAHGDTRRATTRIFGSKPGAYGAGLLPLMDSGNWRDDKDLAEVYAVWGGFAYGRDLDGRPAREDMESSYRRIVVAAKNTDTREHDIADSDDYFQYHGGMIATVRALTGTAPKSYVGDSTTPDAVRTRTLGEETARVFRARVVNPRWLSAMRRHGYKGAFELAATVDYLFGFDATAGVVDDWMYEKLTESYVLDEVNQQFLRDANPWALRGIVERLTEAADRGLWSTPDPALLARMREVYLTLEGDLEAD is encoded by the coding sequence GTGATCCTGCTGCTGTCCACTTCGGACACCGATCTGCTCAGTGCCAGGGCCAGCGGGGCCGGCTACCGGCTCGGCAACCCCGCCCGGATCGCGGTGGCGGACCTGCCGCAGCTGCTGGCGGACGCGCCGATCGTGGTGGTCCGTATCCTGGGCACACCGCGGACCTGGCAGGAAGGCCTGGACTCGCTGCGCGCGTCGGGCTCGCACGTGATCGTCCTCGGCGGCGAGCAGGCTCCGGACGCCGAGCTGATGAACCTCTCCACGACTCCGGCCGGCATCGCCGCGCAGGCCCACGCGTACCTCGCGCAGGGTGGTCCGGAAAACCTCACCCAGCTGCACCGGTTCCTGTCCGACACGCTGCTGCTCACCGGCGAGGGCTTCGAACCACCGGCCGAACTCCCGTCCTGGGGTGTGCTGGACCGGCCGGCTCCCGCCTCGGACGGCCCGGTCGTCGGGATCCTGTACTACCGCGCGCACCACCTGTCCGGGAACACCGCGTTTGTGCATGCGCTCGCGGACGCTGTCGAAGCCGCCGGTGGGCGAGCTTTGCCGATCCACACCGCTTCGCTGCGTACGCGTGCCCCGGAGATGATGGCCGAGCTGGGCAAGGTGGACGCGCTGCTGGTCACCGTGCTGGCCGCGGGCGGCACGCGGCCGTCGGAGGCCGGCGCGGGCGGCGACGACGAGTCGTGGGACGTCGCGGAGATGGCTGCGCTGGATGTCCCGGTGCTGCAGGCGCTGTGCCTGACCAGCGACCACGAGACGTGGCAGGACAACGACGAGGGCCTGTCCCCGCTCGACGCGGGCAACCAGATGGCGGTCCCGGAATTCGACGGCCGGATCATCACGGTTCCGTTCTCCTTCAAAGAATTCGATGACGACGGGCTTCCCCGTTACGTCGCCGACGACGAGCGTGCGTCGCGCGTCGCCCGGATCGCGCTCGCCCATGCGCGGCTGCGGCACACCCCGCCCGCTTCGCGGCGGATCGCTCTGATGCTCTCGGCGTACCCGACGAAACATTCCCGCGTGGGCAACGCAGTCGGCCTCGACACCCCGGCGTCCGCGGTGAAGCTGTTGCGGCTGATGCGCGACCGCGGCTACGACCTCGGCGCGGACGTCTTCCCGGGAGTCGAGCCCACCGGCACCGACCAGCCGGACGGCGACGCGCTCATCCACGCGCTGATCGCGGCCGGCGGCCAGGATCCGGAGTGGCTGACCGAGGACCAGCTGGCGGGCAACCCGATCAGGGTTCCCGCCGCGCGGTACCAGTCCTGGTTCGCGCAGCTGCCGGCTGCGTTGCGCGAGGCGATGGAACAGCAGTGGGGCCCGGCGCCGGGCTCGCTGTATGTCGACACGTCGGCGAACCCCGAGGGTGACATCGTGCTGGCGTCGCTGCAGTCGGGCAACATCGTGCTGATGATCCAGCCACCCCGCGGGTTCGGCGAGAACCCGGTGGCCATCTACCACAACCCGGATCTGCCGCCGAGCCATCACTATCTCGCCGCGTACCGCTGGCTCGAGGAGGAATTCGGTGCCCACGCCGTGGTGCACCTGGGCAAGCACGGTTCCCTGGAATGGCTGCCGGGCAAGACGGCCGGGCTGTCCGCGTCCTGCGCACCGGACGCCGTGCTCGGCAATCTCCCGCTGGTGTACCCGTTCCTGATCAACGACCCCGGTGAAGGCGCGCAGGCGAAACGGCGCGCGCACGCGACGATCGTCGACCACCTCGTGCCGCCGATGGCACGTGCCGAGTCTTATGGCGATTTGGCCCGGCTCGAGCAGCTGCTCGACGAGCACGCCAACATCGCCGCAATGGACCCGGCGAAACTGCCCGCGATCCGGGCGCAGATCTGGACCCTCATCCAGGCCGCGAAGCTGGACCACGACCTCGGTGTGGAACAGCGCCCGCACGACGCCGAGTTCGACGACTTTTTGCTGCACATCGACGGCTGGCTGTGCGAGGTCAAGGACGCGCAGATCCGCGACGGGCTGCACATCCTCGGCGAGGCACCGACAGGCGAGGCGCGCGTCAACCTCGTGCTCGCCATGCTGCGCGCGCAGCAGATGTGGGGCGGCAAGCAGGGCGCGGTCCCCGGACTGCGTTCCGCACTCGGGCTCAAGGAAAACTCCGACACCCCGCTGTCCGAAGTGGATGCCATCGAGACCACCGCCCACTCGCTGGTCTCGGCGATGGAGGCGCGGTCGTGGTCGCCTTCCGCTGTGTCCACTGTGGTCTCCGAGACGCTGGGCGGCCCGGATCCCGAGGTCTCGCGGGTACTGGCCTTCGCAGCCGACGAGGTCGTCCCCCGGCTGGCCGGCACGTCGGGCGAGGTGGACGCCGTCCTGCACGCGCTGGACGGCGGATACGTCCCGGCCGGGCCGAGCGGTTCCCCGTTGCGCGGCTTGGTGAACGTGCTGCCGACCGGCCGGAACTTCTACACCGTGGACCCGAAGGCGATCCCGAGCCGGCTTGCCTGGGAGACCGGGCAGGCGCTGGCCGATTCCCTGCTGCGCCGCTACCGCGAAGACAACGGCGACTGGCCTCGTTCCGTCGGCCTGTCGGTGTGGGGGACGTCGGCGATGCGCACGTCCGGCGACGACGCCGCCGAAGTGCTCGCCCTCCTGGGCGTGCAACCAGTGTGGGACGAGGCTTCGCGACGGGTCACCGGGATCGCAGCCATCCCGCTGTCCGAGCTGGGCCGCCCGCGGATCGATGTGACGGTGCGGATCAGCGGCTTCTTCCGGGACGCTTTCCCCCACGTGATCACGTTGCTGGACGACGCGGTCCGGCTCGTCGCCGCCCTCGACGAGCCGGAGGCTTCGAACTTCGTGCGTGCCCACGTCGCCGCGGACGTGGCCGCCCATGGCGACACCCGCCGCGCGACGACCCGGATCTTCGGCTCGAAACCCGGCGCGTACGGGGCGGGTCTGCTGCCGTTGATGGACTCCGGGAACTGGCGTGACGACAAGGACCTGGCCGAGGTCTACGCGGTCTGGGGCGGCTTCGCCTACGGCCGCGACCTCGACGGCCGCCCCGCCCGTGAAGACATGGAAAGCTCGTACCGCCGCATCGTGGTCGCCGCGAAGAACACCGACACCCGCGAACACGACATCGCCGATTCGGACGACTACTTTCAGTACCACGGCGGGATGATCGCCACCGTACGGGCTTTGACCGGCACCGCCCCGAAGTCCTACGTCGGCGACTCGACCACCCCCGACGCCGTGCGCACCCGGACCCTGGGTGAGGAGACCGCCCGCGTGTTCCGCGCCCGGGTGGTCAATCCGCGCTGGCTGTCCGCCATGCGCCGGCACGGCTACAAGGGAGCCTTCGAACTCGCCGCGACCGTCGACTACCTTTTCGGCTTCGACGCGACCGCCGGCGTGGTGGACGACTGGATGTACGAGAAACTGACCGAGTCCTACGTCCTGGACGAGGTCAACCAGCAGTTCCTCCGAGACGCCAACCCCTGGGCACTGAGGGGCATCGTGGAACGCCTGACCGAAGCCGCCGACCGAGGCCTGTGGTCCACCCCCGATCCGGCCCTGCTGGCCCGCATGCGCGAGGTCTACCTGACCCTGGAAGGCGACCTGGAAGCCGACTGA
- a CDS encoding precorrin-8X methylmutase, translating into MIDYLRDGAEIYRHSFATIREEADLAILPGDVAGVAVRMIHSCGMVDLVEDLRYSLDVVEAGRVALASGAPILCDAKMVASGITRRRLPAANEIVCTVDDPSVPGLAERMGTTRSAAALELWRDRLPGSVVAVGNAPTALFRLLELLDEGVGAPAAIVGVPVGFVGAAESKVELVKRAPAPYLVVQGRRGGSAMAVGAVNAIASPAE; encoded by the coding sequence GTGATCGACTACCTGCGGGACGGGGCCGAGATCTACCGGCATTCGTTCGCCACCATCCGCGAGGAGGCCGACCTGGCCATCCTGCCCGGCGACGTGGCCGGCGTCGCGGTGCGGATGATCCACTCCTGCGGCATGGTCGACCTGGTCGAGGACCTGCGGTACTCGCTCGACGTGGTCGAGGCGGGCCGGGTCGCGCTCGCCTCGGGGGCGCCGATCCTGTGTGACGCCAAGATGGTCGCCAGCGGGATCACCCGCAGGCGGTTGCCCGCGGCCAACGAGATCGTGTGCACTGTGGACGATCCTTCGGTGCCGGGCCTGGCCGAGCGGATGGGTACCACGCGTTCGGCGGCGGCGCTGGAGCTGTGGCGGGATCGGCTGCCCGGTTCGGTGGTGGCCGTCGGCAACGCGCCCACCGCGTTGTTCCGGCTGCTGGAGCTGCTCGACGAGGGCGTCGGCGCGCCGGCCGCGATCGTCGGGGTGCCCGTCGGGTTCGTCGGCGCCGCGGAGTCCAAAGTGGAGCTGGTGAAGCGGGCACCCGCGCCGTACCTGGTGGTACAGGGCCGTCGTGGGGGCAGTGCGATGGCGGTCGGTGCGGTGAACGCGATCGCGAGCCCGGCCGAATGA
- a CDS encoding precorrin-3B synthase produces the protein MSGMSRVRADACPGVFAVHDAADGPLARVRLPGGVVTAERLRVLAACTEDLGDGDVHLTSRGNVQLRGVRGEGLAGRLGAAGLLPSPSHERVRNVLASPLSGIHGGLADVRELAAELDRELCAKPALAGLPGRFLFAFDDGRGDVAGEGADVCWRAVTSSSGVVLLAGTDSGLVVPRAGAVSSLLTVAQAFADARGAAWRIDELADPSALLPDGPREVPQVRSNRADPTVGRIGQAVGVAPRFGRLTAGQLRVLADFGDAVVTPWRSVLLPGGADVERLHEAELSTDPSSTEITACIGAPACAKSLADVRADARALVPVGARVHVSGCSRRCGRPSGTHHDVVADDGGYRVDGRWTPASGLADALARKARA, from the coding sequence GTGAGCGGCATGTCGCGAGTGCGTGCCGACGCCTGCCCCGGGGTGTTCGCCGTCCATGACGCGGCGGACGGGCCGCTCGCGCGGGTCCGGTTGCCGGGCGGGGTGGTCACGGCGGAGCGGTTGCGCGTGCTCGCCGCCTGCACCGAGGACCTCGGCGACGGCGACGTCCACCTGACTTCACGCGGGAACGTGCAGCTGCGCGGGGTACGCGGGGAGGGGCTGGCCGGCCGGCTCGGAGCAGCGGGTCTGCTGCCGTCGCCGAGCCACGAGCGCGTGCGCAACGTGCTGGCCTCGCCGCTCAGCGGAATCCACGGCGGTCTCGCCGACGTGCGGGAGCTCGCCGCGGAGCTGGACCGCGAGTTGTGCGCCAAGCCCGCGCTGGCCGGCTTGCCGGGCCGGTTCCTGTTCGCTTTCGACGACGGGCGGGGCGACGTCGCGGGTGAGGGCGCCGACGTGTGCTGGCGCGCTGTGACGTCGTCGTCCGGAGTGGTACTGCTGGCTGGGACCGATTCGGGCCTCGTGGTGCCGCGCGCGGGGGCGGTGTCCTCTCTGCTGACGGTGGCGCAAGCGTTTGCCGACGCCCGGGGAGCGGCGTGGCGGATCGATGAGCTGGCCGATCCTTCGGCACTGCTGCCGGACGGTCCGCGGGAAGTACCGCAGGTGCGTTCGAACCGGGCCGATCCGACTGTCGGCCGGATCGGGCAGGCGGTCGGGGTGGCGCCGCGCTTCGGCAGGCTGACCGCGGGCCAGCTGCGAGTGCTCGCGGACTTCGGCGACGCGGTGGTCACGCCGTGGCGTTCGGTCCTGCTGCCGGGTGGGGCGGATGTCGAGCGGCTGCACGAAGCGGAGCTGTCGACGGATCCGTCGAGCACCGAGATCACCGCCTGCATCGGCGCGCCGGCGTGCGCGAAGTCACTGGCGGACGTCCGCGCCGACGCGCGCGCGCTCGTCCCGGTGGGTGCGCGCGTGCACGTGTCAGGCTGCTCCCGGCGGTGCGGACGGCCCTCGGGGACCCACCACGACGTCGTCGCCGACGACGGCGGCTACCGTGTCGACGGGCGTTGGACCCCGGCGTCCGGCTTGGCGGACGCGTTGGCGAGAAAGGCACGTGCGTGA
- a CDS encoding arabinosyltransferase domain-containing protein: MRPIAVVLGLLSALCALAYPFLPVVQDTAEVVWPAGSDTRSVNAPLTGYWAQEMRADLPCATIRSLDARSTGPALLFGTVPDDATGPQAGKGVGMQLRVDNGVLLASSQGQQIAQQPLPPEDCTVELASDAGQMTLSVGGTPIFHANGDVRPRVVGIYSSVSAVRDPIAGLHVSVTPDTRYQTSPTALKLTIGILGVLSFLGCLIVVWRMDSGFARRAPRWAPVGWWRLTGRDAAVIVTLGAWVFIGPVTSDDGYILTMARVTEQTGFLTNYHRWFGVAEAPFGWFYHLYELMTHVSTVPPWIRLPSYLLGVISWLLISREVMPRLGTQVRGSRAAGWAAAAVFLVWWMPYNNGVRPEPVAALGSLLAICAVERALVTRRLLPLCLGLTAAAFTLAATPTGLIAVAPFLVAARPLFKLVRQRSSDGWLPILAPIAASGLLVLVVVFADQTFATVSEATRIRTAVGPNLSWFQELVRYQLLFEKLPDGSAPRRFPVLLVLLCTVTCLVVLLRRGRIPGAALGPSRRLIGTTALFFLLLALTPTKWTHHFGAFAAVGASMAALTALATSSTVLRSNRNRAAFLAVLLAVGALAATGPNTYWFVSRLGVPWSGSAPSIAGVPLSTILLAAAAIAGIYAFVENIRAHRPGAPVATQEGRSRSLRLGSLSLVVVCGLVAAGEVYTMASAIYTQRDSYSLGAANFRHLLGNSCNLSDHVMVETDPAKSVLHPQPEQRTVAPEEQTPSPLPDPNRDNGRIQEGFHISPIDEDDPLAEPPHGFTRQDVPMWSSYLDPQTRAGRLRSDWYELAGKRPDGQIVVATAGQPRRPSSVSLDYGVTTPTGVKVLRSQFVLPPGAGTGGWGDTRINLRDLPPQTTSVRINIVDNDLTEDGWIAASAPRVPSFTTLTDKLAGKSVYVDWPASFVYPCAEPVTSHDGISEVPDYRITSGGLADEAGWASSTNGGPNGWLEELADEPEVPSFLIGQPSQSWGQLKQVEPFTTGVAPTVVRGERTVWGWWSPGPGPSQPNGKDPTR; encoded by the coding sequence ATGCGTCCGATCGCCGTAGTGCTGGGGCTGCTTTCGGCGCTGTGTGCCCTGGCCTATCCGTTCCTGCCGGTCGTGCAGGACACCGCCGAGGTCGTCTGGCCGGCCGGGTCCGACACCCGGTCCGTCAACGCGCCCTTGACCGGCTACTGGGCGCAGGAGATGCGGGCCGACCTGCCGTGCGCCACGATCCGCTCGCTCGACGCGCGCAGCACCGGCCCGGCGCTGCTGTTCGGCACCGTCCCCGACGACGCCACCGGCCCGCAGGCGGGCAAGGGCGTCGGGATGCAGCTGCGCGTGGACAACGGCGTGCTGCTGGCCTCCAGCCAGGGCCAGCAGATCGCGCAGCAGCCGCTGCCGCCCGAGGACTGCACGGTCGAGCTCGCCTCGGACGCCGGCCAGATGACCCTGTCGGTCGGCGGCACCCCGATCTTCCACGCCAACGGTGACGTACGGCCGCGGGTGGTCGGCATCTACTCGTCGGTCAGCGCGGTCCGCGATCCGATCGCCGGGCTGCACGTCTCGGTCACCCCGGACACCCGCTACCAGACTTCGCCGACCGCGCTGAAGCTCACCATCGGGATCCTCGGCGTGCTGTCGTTCCTGGGCTGCCTGATCGTGGTGTGGCGGATGGACTCCGGCTTCGCCCGCCGCGCGCCGCGCTGGGCACCGGTGGGCTGGTGGCGGCTGACCGGCCGCGACGCGGCGGTGATCGTGACGCTCGGCGCGTGGGTGTTCATCGGGCCGGTGACCTCCGACGACGGCTACATCCTCACCATGGCCAGAGTCACCGAGCAGACCGGCTTCCTCACCAATTACCACCGCTGGTTCGGGGTCGCGGAGGCCCCGTTCGGCTGGTTCTACCACCTGTACGAGCTGATGACGCACGTCAGCACGGTGCCGCCGTGGATCCGGCTGCCCTCCTACCTGCTGGGCGTGATCAGCTGGCTGCTGATCAGCCGCGAGGTGATGCCGCGGCTGGGCACACAGGTGCGGGGCAGCCGCGCGGCGGGCTGGGCGGCCGCCGCGGTCTTCCTGGTGTGGTGGATGCCCTACAACAACGGCGTGCGCCCGGAACCGGTCGCCGCGCTGGGCTCGCTGCTGGCGATCTGCGCGGTGGAACGCGCGCTGGTCACCCGGCGGCTGCTGCCGCTGTGCCTCGGCCTCACCGCGGCCGCGTTCACCCTCGCCGCGACCCCGACCGGGCTGATCGCGGTGGCTCCCTTCCTGGTCGCCGCACGGCCGTTGTTCAAGCTGGTCCGCCAGCGCTCGAGCGACGGCTGGCTGCCGATCCTCGCGCCGATCGCCGCGTCCGGGCTGCTGGTGCTCGTGGTGGTGTTCGCCGACCAGACGTTCGCCACGGTCAGCGAGGCCACCCGGATCCGCACGGCGGTCGGCCCGAACCTGTCGTGGTTCCAGGAACTCGTGCGTTACCAGCTGCTGTTCGAAAAGCTGCCGGACGGTTCGGCGCCGCGGCGGTTCCCGGTGCTGCTGGTGCTGCTGTGCACGGTCACCTGCCTGGTCGTGCTGCTGCGCCGCGGCCGGATCCCCGGGGCCGCGCTCGGCCCGAGCCGCCGGCTGATCGGCACCACCGCGCTGTTCTTCCTGCTGCTCGCGCTCACGCCGACCAAGTGGACGCACCACTTCGGCGCATTCGCCGCGGTGGGTGCCTCGATGGCCGCGCTCACCGCGCTGGCCACCAGCTCCACAGTGCTGCGCTCGAATCGCAACCGCGCGGCGTTTCTGGCCGTGCTGCTGGCGGTCGGCGCGCTGGCCGCGACCGGGCCGAACACCTACTGGTTCGTCTCGCGCCTCGGGGTGCCGTGGAGTGGCTCGGCGCCCTCGATCGCCGGGGTGCCGCTGTCCACGATCCTGCTCGCCGCCGCGGCGATCGCCGGGATCTACGCCTTCGTCGAGAACATCCGCGCGCACCGGCCGGGTGCGCCGGTGGCCACTCAGGAAGGCCGGAGCCGGTCGCTGCGGCTGGGTTCGCTGTCGCTCGTGGTGGTCTGCGGCCTGGTCGCGGCAGGCGAGGTCTACACGATGGCGTCCGCGATCTACACCCAGCGGGACAGCTACAGCCTCGGCGCGGCGAACTTCCGGCACCTGCTCGGAAACAGCTGTAACCTCTCCGACCACGTGATGGTGGAGACCGACCCGGCCAAGAGCGTCCTGCACCCGCAGCCGGAGCAGCGGACCGTGGCGCCGGAGGAGCAGACACCCTCGCCGCTGCCCGACCCCAACCGGGACAACGGGCGCATCCAGGAGGGCTTCCACATCAGCCCGATCGACGAGGACGACCCGCTGGCCGAACCCCCGCACGGCTTCACCCGGCAGGACGTGCCGATGTGGAGCAGCTACCTCGACCCGCAGACCCGGGCCGGCCGGCTGCGCAGCGACTGGTACGAGCTGGCCGGTAAACGCCCGGACGGGCAGATCGTGGTCGCCACCGCCGGGCAGCCGCGCCGGCCCTCCTCCGTGAGCCTGGACTACGGCGTGACCACGCCGACCGGCGTGAAGGTGCTGCGCAGCCAGTTCGTGCTCCCGCCGGGCGCGGGCACCGGGGGCTGGGGCGACACCCGGATCAACCTGCGCGATCTGCCACCACAGACCACCTCGGTGCGGATCAACATCGTGGACAACGACCTCACCGAGGACGGCTGGATCGCCGCCTCGGCACCCCGCGTGCCGTCCTTCACCACGCTGACCGACAAGCTGGCCGGCAAATCCGTCTACGTCGACTGGCCGGCGTCGTTCGTCTACCCCTGCGCCGAGCCGGTCACCTCGCACGACGGCATTTCCGAGGTGCCCGACTACCGGATCACCTCGGGCGGGCTGGCCGACGAGGCAGGCTGGGCCTCGAGCACCAACGGCGGCCCGAACGGCTGGCTCGAAGAACTCGCGGACGAACCGGAGGTGCCCAGCTTCCTGATCGGCCAGCCGAGCCAGTCGTGGGGCCAGCTCAAGCAGGTCGAACCGTTCACCACCGGGGTCGCGCCGACCGTCGTACGCGGGGAGAGGACCGTCTGGGGCTGGTGGTCCCCCGGCCCCGGCCCGTCCCAGCCCAACGGCAAGGACCCCACCCGCTGA
- the bluB gene encoding 5,6-dimethylbenzimidazole synthase translates to MNEHFYEVLHRRRDVRGEFTGEPVDEAVLTRVLTAAHAAPSVGLSQPWDFVLVRDADTREAFARHVQDERAVFAASLDGERAETFSRIKIEGIRESGLGIVVTYDEQRGAPAVLGRHAIADAGLYSVCLAIQNLWLAATAEGLGVGWVSFYREPVLAGLLGIPDGIRPVAWLCVGPVTALARTPDLERHGWRHRAPLAEVVHHERFTHRDQGPK, encoded by the coding sequence ATGAACGAGCACTTCTACGAGGTCCTGCACCGCCGTCGTGACGTGCGCGGCGAGTTCACCGGCGAGCCGGTGGACGAAGCGGTGCTCACGCGGGTGCTGACCGCCGCGCACGCCGCACCGAGCGTGGGGCTCAGCCAGCCGTGGGACTTCGTGCTGGTGCGCGACGCCGATACACGCGAAGCGTTCGCCCGGCACGTACAGGACGAGCGTGCTGTCTTCGCCGCTTCCCTCGACGGCGAGCGCGCGGAGACGTTCTCCCGGATCAAGATCGAGGGGATCCGCGAGTCCGGCCTCGGCATCGTGGTCACCTACGACGAACAGCGCGGGGCACCCGCCGTGCTCGGCAGGCACGCGATCGCGGACGCCGGGCTGTACTCGGTGTGCCTGGCGATCCAGAACCTGTGGCTGGCCGCGACCGCGGAAGGCCTCGGCGTGGGCTGGGTGAGCTTCTACCGCGAACCGGTGCTGGCCGGGCTGCTCGGCATTCCGGACGGCATCCGCCCGGTCGCCTGGCTGTGCGTCGGACCGGTCACCGCCCTCGCGCGCACCCCGGACCTGGAACGGCACGGCTGGCGCCACCGCGCCCCGCTGGCCGAGGTGGTGCACCACGAGCGCTTCACCCACCGTGATCAGGGGCCGAAGTAA
- a CDS encoding precorrin-2 C(20)-methyltransferase, protein MSGRLYGVGLGPGDPELMTVKAARLIGEADVVAYHCARHGRSIARSVAEPYLREGQLEERLVYPVTTETTDHPGGYEGAIADFYELSAKKLAEHLDAGRDVVLLCEGDPFFYGSYMYMHERLSGRFTAEVVPGVTSVSAASSVLGRPLVQRDEVLTVLPGTLPAPELARRLADTDAAAVPKLGRTFGSVREALAEAGKLDDAWYVERATWGQQRIEPFAEVDPDTVPYFSLALLPSPAYQSRVDGEPPVPASPARGGEVVVVGLGPAGPEWLTPQASAELAAADHVVGYGPYVARVPQRAGQQRHASGNRVEADRAAAALELASSGARVVVVSSGDPGVFAMASAVLEQVSAGRGAGVRVRVVPGVTAAQAAASRVGAPLGHDYCVLSLSDRLKPWEIIERRLDAAGAADLVLALYNPASRTRVTQLESAREVLLRRRSPGTPVVVARDVGGPEEQVRVTTLGELDPSTVDMRCLLIVGSSKTVVEAGPDGAPTVWTPRTYS, encoded by the coding sequence ATGAGCGGGCGGCTCTACGGCGTCGGGCTCGGTCCCGGCGATCCCGAACTGATGACGGTGAAGGCCGCCCGGCTGATCGGCGAGGCGGACGTGGTCGCCTACCACTGCGCGCGGCACGGACGCAGCATCGCGCGGTCGGTGGCCGAACCGTACCTGCGGGAAGGCCAGCTGGAGGAGCGGCTGGTCTACCCGGTCACCACCGAGACCACCGACCACCCCGGTGGCTACGAGGGCGCGATCGCCGATTTCTACGAGCTGAGCGCGAAGAAGCTCGCCGAGCACCTGGATGCCGGACGCGACGTGGTGCTGCTGTGCGAGGGCGACCCGTTCTTCTACGGCTCCTACATGTACATGCACGAACGGCTTTCCGGCCGGTTCACCGCGGAGGTGGTCCCGGGGGTGACCTCGGTGAGCGCCGCGTCGTCGGTGCTCGGGCGGCCGCTGGTGCAGCGGGACGAAGTGCTCACCGTGCTGCCGGGTACGTTGCCGGCGCCGGAGCTGGCGCGGCGGCTGGCCGACACCGACGCGGCCGCGGTGCCGAAGCTGGGCCGTACGTTCGGCTCGGTCCGGGAGGCCCTTGCCGAGGCCGGAAAACTGGACGACGCCTGGTACGTCGAACGAGCCACCTGGGGGCAGCAGCGGATCGAGCCGTTCGCCGAGGTCGATCCGGACACCGTGCCGTACTTCTCACTGGCGTTGCTGCCGAGTCCGGCGTACCAGTCCCGTGTGGACGGTGAGCCGCCGGTGCCCGCGTCACCGGCGCGGGGCGGCGAGGTCGTGGTGGTCGGGCTGGGCCCGGCCGGGCCGGAGTGGCTGACCCCCCAGGCGTCGGCGGAGCTGGCCGCGGCGGACCACGTCGTGGGCTACGGTCCTTATGTGGCAAGGGTTCCGCAGCGAGCCGGGCAGCAGCGGCACGCGTCGGGCAACCGGGTGGAGGCCGATCGCGCGGCGGCGGCGCTGGAGCTGGCCTCCTCCGGCGCCCGGGTGGTCGTGGTGTCGTCGGGGGACCCGGGAGTGTTCGCGATGGCTTCCGCGGTGCTGGAACAGGTTTCGGCCGGACGCGGTGCCGGCGTGCGGGTGCGGGTCGTCCCGGGGGTCACGGCGGCGCAGGCAGCGGCTTCCCGGGTGGGCGCGCCGCTGGGGCACGACTACTGCGTGCTGTCCCTTTCCGACCGGCTCAAGCCGTGGGAGATCATCGAGCGCAGGCTGGACGCCGCCGGTGCGGCGGATCTCGTGCTGGCGCTGTACAACCCGGCGTCCCGGACCCGGGTCACGCAGCTGGAGTCGGCGCGGGAAGTCCTGCTGCGGCGCCGGTCCCCGGGTACGCCGGTGGTGGTGGCCCGCGACGTCGGCGGACCGGAGGAGCAGGTCAGGGTGACCACGCTGGGCGAACTGGATCCCTCCACTGTGGACATGCGCTGCCTGCTGATCGTCGGTTCGTCGAAGACCGTGGTGGAGGCCGGGCCGGACGGAGCGCCGACGGTGTGGACGCCGCGAACCTACTCCTGA